The proteins below come from a single Kitasatospora sp. NBC_00315 genomic window:
- a CDS encoding DUF2218 domain-containing protein: protein MPRSEARVTTDRAARYAKQLAAHLGRRIEATWSEETGRGELTFGGGRGTLAAEPDALLLAVEGEAGHLAELEDVVGRHLVRFGARDELVVAWHRDSGEPGLVHRNEQPAEDGS from the coding sequence ATGCCCCGTTCCGAAGCCCGTGTGACCACCGACCGCGCCGCCCGCTACGCCAAGCAGCTCGCCGCCCATCTCGGCCGGCGGATCGAGGCCACCTGGTCGGAGGAGACCGGCCGCGGCGAACTCACCTTCGGCGGCGGCCGCGGCACGCTCGCCGCCGAGCCCGACGCCCTGCTCCTCGCGGTGGAGGGCGAGGCCGGACACCTCGCCGAACTGGAGGACGTGGTCGGCCGCCATCTGGTGCGCTTCGGCGCCCGCGACGAACTGGTCGTCGCGTGGCACCGCGACAGCGGCGAGCCGGGCCTGGTCCACCGCAACGAGCAGCCGGCCGAGGACGGGAGCTGA
- a CDS encoding ZIP family metal transporter, with protein MTAILVAAGAFLMTLIGGFVAQRTGDRRHLVLGFAAGLMLGVVAFDLLPEALRAAPSEVHGVPQALLMFAAGFLVIHIIERAVAIHRGHEGEYAEHTHAHGHRHPQHGPQAQGVGLTAAGALVGHSLMDGFAIGAAFQAGSTVGTVVAIAVVAHDFADGFNTYTITRMYGNNRRRALTLLGADALAPVTGAAITLLFTIPEQLLGLYLGFFAGFLLYLATSDILPEAHSPHPSRNTLLCTLAGVGFMWLVIGFAG; from the coding sequence ATGACCGCGATCCTGGTGGCCGCCGGAGCGTTTCTGATGACGCTCATCGGTGGCTTCGTCGCGCAGCGGACCGGCGACCGCCGCCACCTCGTCCTCGGCTTCGCGGCCGGGCTGATGCTCGGTGTGGTGGCGTTCGACCTGCTGCCCGAGGCGCTCCGGGCGGCTCCGTCGGAGGTCCACGGGGTGCCGCAGGCGCTGCTGATGTTCGCGGCGGGCTTTCTGGTGATCCACATCATCGAGCGCGCGGTGGCGATCCACCGCGGCCACGAGGGCGAGTACGCGGAGCACACCCACGCGCACGGTCACCGCCACCCGCAGCACGGCCCGCAGGCCCAGGGCGTCGGGCTGACCGCGGCCGGTGCGCTGGTCGGCCACAGCCTGATGGACGGCTTCGCCATCGGCGCGGCCTTCCAGGCGGGCAGCACGGTCGGCACGGTGGTGGCGATCGCGGTGGTCGCCCACGACTTCGCCGACGGTTTCAACACCTACACGATCACCCGGATGTACGGGAACAACCGCCGCCGGGCGCTGACCCTGCTGGGCGCCGACGCCCTCGCACCGGTCACCGGGGCCGCCATCACCCTGCTCTTCACGATCCCCGAGCAGCTGCTCGGGCTGTACCTGGGGTTCTTCGCCGGCTTCCTGCTCTACCTGGCGACCTCGGACATCCTCCCGGAGGCGCACAGCCCGCACCCCTCGCGCAACACCCTGCTCTGCACCCTGGCGGGCGTGGGGTTCATGTGGCTGGTGATCGGTTTCGCGGGTTAG
- a CDS encoding YigZ family protein — protein sequence MPDPTPRPYLTIRRDGSHETEIKKSRFICHLARVEDEDQAQAFIAGIRKQYWDARHNCTAFVVGDEQRRERSSDDGEPGGTAGVPMLEVLRRRGLTDTVAVVTRYFGGIKLGAGGLVRAYGGAVSEAVDEIGLLERRPVALLAVSADHLRAGRLENDLRAAGYAVHDLAYGAAGVRIEVGVPEPEVTAFHAWLAEATAGTAVAVAAGRTFVEVPV from the coding sequence ATGCCGGATCCGACCCCCAGGCCGTACCTGACGATCCGGCGCGACGGCAGCCACGAGACGGAGATCAAGAAGTCCCGGTTCATCTGCCACCTCGCCCGGGTCGAGGACGAGGACCAGGCGCAGGCGTTCATCGCCGGCATCCGCAAGCAGTACTGGGACGCCCGGCACAACTGCACGGCGTTCGTGGTCGGCGACGAGCAGCGCCGGGAGCGCTCCAGCGACGACGGCGAGCCGGGCGGGACGGCGGGTGTGCCCATGCTGGAGGTGCTGCGCCGGCGCGGACTCACCGACACCGTCGCGGTCGTGACCAGGTACTTCGGCGGGATCAAGCTCGGGGCCGGTGGCCTGGTACGGGCCTACGGGGGTGCGGTGTCCGAGGCGGTGGACGAGATCGGGCTGCTGGAACGGCGACCGGTCGCCCTGCTCGCGGTGAGCGCGGACCACCTCCGGGCCGGGCGGCTGGAGAACGACCTGCGGGCGGCGGGGTACGCGGTGCACGACCTGGCCTACGGGGCCGCGGGCGTCCGGATCGAGGTCGGCGTGCCGGAGCCGGAGGTGACGGCCTTCCACGCCTGGCTGGCCGAGGCGACGGCGGGGACGGCGGTGGCGGTCGCCGCCGGGCGGACCTTCGTGGAGGTCCCGGTCTGA
- a CDS encoding cupin domain-containing protein has translation MVRIVTIAPGESTGWHYHPGRMDAVVLAGVLTRTLHDGRIEVNGAGTRVVEPAGPEYAHVGQNHGGRPVVLLATYHVPDGCPTVVAAPAPGWSR, from the coding sequence GTGGTCAGGATCGTCACCATCGCACCGGGGGAGAGCACCGGCTGGCACTACCACCCGGGCCGGATGGACGCGGTGGTCCTGGCGGGCGTGCTCACCCGTACCCTTCACGACGGCCGGATCGAGGTCAACGGGGCCGGTACCCGGGTGGTGGAACCGGCCGGGCCCGAGTACGCCCATGTCGGGCAGAACCACGGCGGGCGGCCCGTGGTGCTGCTGGCGACCTACCACGTGCCGGACGGGTGCCCGACCGTGGTCGCCGCGCCGGCCCCGGGATGGAGCCGCTGA
- a CDS encoding EamA family transporter, with protein sequence MSPRHIALAVLVAAVWGLNFVLIHIGLENFPPLLFCALRFAVVALPAVFVVGRPAVAGRWILGVGFVLGVVKFGLLFLGMHAGMPAGLSSLVLQSQAVFTVLFAAAMLGERPARRRIIGLAIAFGGIALAAVDHGLGGPVGAFALVVASAVAWGLANVLTRKASPPDALRWMVWVSAVPPLPLLALSLLVEGPAADLAALRGITAAGIGAIAYVGLVSTLFGFVAWSYLLRSYDATAVAPYSLLVPVFGMSSAWLLLGEPVSLTAGCAALLVVAGIGLTALRPGSPGAPRRLPRRRRPPVAVPVAARPGRPG encoded by the coding sequence ATGAGTCCGCGTCACATCGCCCTGGCCGTGCTGGTCGCGGCCGTCTGGGGGCTCAACTTCGTCCTCATCCACATCGGCCTGGAGAACTTCCCGCCGTTGCTCTTCTGCGCTCTCAGGTTCGCCGTGGTCGCGCTGCCGGCGGTGTTCGTGGTCGGACGGCCGGCGGTCGCCGGGCGCTGGATCCTGGGGGTCGGCTTCGTGCTCGGGGTGGTGAAGTTCGGACTGCTCTTCCTCGGGATGCACGCGGGGATGCCGGCCGGGCTGTCCTCGCTGGTGCTCCAGAGTCAGGCGGTCTTCACCGTGCTCTTCGCCGCCGCGATGCTCGGTGAACGGCCCGCGCGTCGCCGGATCATCGGCCTGGCCATCGCTTTCGGCGGCATCGCGCTGGCCGCCGTCGACCACGGTCTCGGTGGTCCGGTCGGGGCGTTCGCCCTGGTCGTCGCGTCAGCGGTGGCCTGGGGCCTGGCCAACGTACTGACCCGCAAGGCCTCCCCGCCGGACGCGCTGCGCTGGATGGTCTGGGTCAGCGCCGTCCCGCCGCTGCCGCTGCTCGCCCTCTCCCTGCTGGTCGAGGGGCCAGCCGCGGACCTGGCGGCGCTGCGCGGCATCACGGCGGCCGGGATCGGTGCCATCGCGTACGTCGGGCTGGTGTCGACGCTGTTCGGCTTCGTCGCCTGGAGCTATCTGCTCCGCAGCTACGACGCCACCGCCGTCGCGCCCTACTCGCTGCTGGTTCCGGTGTTCGGGATGTCCTCGGCCTGGCTGCTGCTGGGGGAGCCGGTCAGCCTCACCGCGGGCTGCGCGGCGCTGCTGGTGGTCGCCGGGATCGGGCTCACCGCGCTGCGTCCGGGGTCGCCCGGGGCTCCGCGCCGGCTGCCCCGTAGGCGGCGTCCGCCCGTCGCAGTGCCTGTAGCAGCGCGTCCTGGTCGGCCGGGCTGA
- a CDS encoding phosphatase PAP2 family protein: MLPAALVVQGLVLVSVSWQVAADGPLLGLDRRIRQSVHSLRHGLSSSPVDRLGELLSDLGGSLPAGSVLLGAGALAAWRARRAGVRRWWLPMPVAALTAGLIPLLVVPAKAGFARPGPLGLPLTPEQWGWYPSGHTVTASIAYGVAALLLGRTLGTRARRLLYGVAALLPVGVGLGLLWCDYHWFLDVVAGWCIAGLLVPGVSRLLPGAPERATTDRED, encoded by the coding sequence GTGCTCCCCGCCGCCCTCGTCGTGCAGGGCCTGGTGCTGGTGTCGGTCTCCTGGCAGGTGGCGGCGGACGGCCCGCTGCTCGGCCTGGACCGCCGGATCCGGCAGTCCGTCCACTCCCTGCGGCACGGCCTCTCCAGCTCCCCGGTCGACCGGCTGGGTGAGCTGCTGTCCGATCTCGGCGGCTCCCTGCCCGCCGGCTCCGTCCTGCTCGGCGCCGGCGCGCTGGCCGCCTGGCGGGCCCGCCGGGCGGGGGTGCGGCGCTGGTGGCTGCCGATGCCGGTGGCGGCGCTGACGGCGGGGCTGATCCCGCTGCTGGTGGTTCCCGCGAAGGCCGGGTTCGCCCGGCCCGGCCCGCTCGGACTTCCGCTGACGCCGGAACAGTGGGGTTGGTACCCGTCCGGCCACACGGTGACCGCGAGCATCGCGTACGGCGTCGCGGCGCTGCTGCTCGGCCGGACGCTCGGCACCCGGGCGCGCCGTCTGCTGTACGGGGTCGCCGCGCTGCTCCCGGTCGGGGTCGGCCTGGGGCTGCTGTGGTGCGACTACCACTGGTTCCTGGACGTGGTGGCCGGCTGGTGCATCGCCGGGCTGCTGGTGCCCGGGGTGTCCCGGCTGCTCCCCGGCGCACCCGAGCGGGCGACGACCGACCGCGAGGACTGA
- a CDS encoding MarR family winged helix-turn-helix transcriptional regulator: MTATPPETAAELADEMTRAIKRIRRQTMHRLEPFGITPGQGRALRTLAHAPGCESTRTMRLSDLADRLHIAPRSATTVVDALEEAGLVERTPDPADRRAVRIVLTTAGWSAVERIGQVRHEVAQEYFGPVSPADQDALLQALRRADAAYGAAGAEPRATPDAAR; the protein is encoded by the coding sequence ATGACCGCCACGCCGCCCGAGACCGCCGCCGAGCTCGCCGACGAGATGACCCGGGCGATCAAGCGGATCCGGCGGCAGACCATGCACCGGCTCGAACCCTTCGGCATCACCCCCGGCCAGGGCCGCGCCCTTCGCACCCTCGCGCACGCCCCGGGCTGCGAGAGCACCCGGACCATGCGGCTCAGCGACCTCGCCGACCGGCTGCACATCGCCCCCCGCTCCGCCACCACCGTGGTCGACGCCCTGGAGGAGGCGGGCCTGGTCGAGCGGACCCCGGACCCGGCCGACCGCCGGGCCGTCCGGATCGTGCTCACGACGGCCGGCTGGTCGGCGGTCGAGCGGATCGGGCAGGTCCGGCACGAGGTCGCCCAGGAGTACTTCGGCCCGGTCAGCCCGGCCGACCAGGACGCGCTGCTACAGGCACTGCGACGGGCGGACGCCGCCTACGGGGCAGCCGGCGCGGAGCCCCGGGCGACCCCGGACGCAGCGCGGTGA
- a CDS encoding restriction endonuclease — MQHSPDGRHSPDGPGGLPDAILDAIPDAMPVAMPGAGPQALAEGAATGLQPGFLASVFRDLGAASGGDPSDPRGDGGSVDPRGDGAPSGGPVPDDRVGTGSGTDEAVAAHGRAAALTHHRTLAVRADHERLADLLRRAALPVSAMDFESQLRRYEPRPFPAGAGDADGLGAEPRWEDFAPAQPAGADPEEGPARSLLDSGYQRGLAQARLTHQRALREWRTRRAEAVVSGEAESRRAHEEAEQARARAVREYNDSLEECRRAYRLAEPAAVESLIERALAAAESATQDLPVPCRAVFRSLTRTVVLDLDLPPLDLVPALSGYRLTPEGDILPVPRPPGDRATDYLRLVARLALRALQAADAVDTDEILAGVVLNGWLRVGADAPALCLVSVDADRDALARTRLLPAAEPYEELDGDGVYADAERDEALVRLRGLGAAVTPDPYAHAGVAPAAAAGPTVPSAGDLSANEFVQLVRELLTRGGLDGWSVRLRGPAGLVATGEGEAGSALPGRWVVWASRAVAPVAEEEIRTLAEAVREEAADRGLRLTTGRFSEAALDLTGEESHQHIHLVDGDGVRELARTHLGLPLGAGV; from the coding sequence ATGCAGCACTCACCAGACGGCCGCCACTCACCCGACGGGCCCGGCGGCCTGCCGGACGCCATTCTGGACGCCATTCCCGACGCGATGCCGGTAGCGATGCCGGGGGCCGGCCCGCAGGCCCTGGCGGAGGGTGCCGCCACGGGCCTCCAGCCCGGCTTCCTGGCTTCGGTGTTCCGTGATCTCGGCGCGGCCTCCGGCGGCGATCCGTCCGATCCGCGGGGCGACGGGGGGAGCGTCGACCCGCGGGGCGACGGTGCGCCGTCCGGCGGCCCGGTACCCGACGATCGGGTCGGAACGGGCTCCGGCACCGACGAGGCCGTCGCCGCGCACGGCCGGGCCGCCGCACTGACCCACCACCGCACCCTCGCGGTCCGGGCCGACCACGAGCGGCTGGCCGACCTGCTGCGGCGGGCCGCGCTTCCGGTCTCCGCGATGGACTTCGAGAGCCAGCTGCGCCGTTACGAGCCGCGCCCCTTTCCGGCCGGGGCGGGGGACGCCGACGGACTGGGCGCCGAGCCCCGCTGGGAGGACTTCGCACCGGCGCAGCCGGCCGGTGCGGACCCGGAGGAGGGACCGGCCCGCAGCCTGTTGGACTCCGGTTACCAGCGGGGTCTGGCCCAGGCCCGGCTGACCCACCAGCGGGCCCTGCGCGAGTGGCGCACCCGTCGGGCGGAGGCCGTGGTCTCCGGCGAGGCTGAGTCGCGGCGCGCCCACGAGGAGGCGGAGCAGGCCAGGGCACGGGCCGTACGGGAGTACAACGACAGCCTGGAGGAGTGCCGCCGCGCCTACCGGCTGGCCGAGCCCGCCGCCGTGGAGTCCCTGATCGAGCGGGCGCTGGCGGCCGCCGAGAGCGCGACCCAGGATCTGCCCGTGCCGTGCCGGGCGGTCTTCCGGTCGTTGACCCGCACGGTGGTGCTGGACCTCGACCTGCCGCCGTTGGACCTCGTACCCGCGCTGAGCGGCTACCGACTCACGCCCGAGGGCGACATCCTCCCGGTGCCGCGCCCGCCGGGGGACCGGGCCACCGATTACCTGCGGCTGGTCGCCCGGCTGGCGTTGCGGGCCCTGCAGGCGGCGGACGCCGTCGACACCGACGAGATACTGGCCGGGGTGGTGCTCAACGGCTGGCTCCGCGTCGGCGCCGACGCCCCGGCCCTGTGCCTGGTGAGTGTCGACGCCGACCGTGACGCGCTCGCCAGGACCAGGCTGCTGCCCGCCGCCGAGCCCTACGAGGAGCTCGACGGGGACGGCGTCTACGCCGACGCCGAACGCGACGAGGCACTGGTCCGGCTGCGCGGGCTGGGCGCCGCCGTCACGCCGGATCCGTACGCGCACGCGGGCGTCGCGCCGGCCGCGGCGGCGGGCCCGACCGTGCCGTCGGCCGGTGACCTGTCGGCGAACGAGTTCGTCCAGCTCGTCCGGGAGCTGCTGACCCGCGGCGGGCTGGACGGGTGGAGCGTGCGGCTGCGCGGCCCCGCGGGCTTGGTCGCCACCGGCGAGGGTGAGGCCGGCAGTGCGCTGCCCGGGCGCTGGGTGGTCTGGGCCTCCCGCGCGGTGGCGCCGGTGGCCGAGGAGGAGATCAGGACGCTGGCCGAGGCGGTCCGGGAGGAGGCCGCGGACAGGGGCCTGCGGCTGACCACCGGCCGGTTCAGCGAGGCCGCCCTGGACCTCACCGGGGAGGAGAGCCACCAGCACATCCACCTGGTCGACGGCGACGGCGTCCGGGAGCTGGCCCGTACGCACCTCGGGCTGCCGCTGGGCGCGGGCGTCTGA
- the gabT gene encoding 4-aminobutyrate--2-oxoglutarate transaminase, with the protein MSAATPLPQERRLVTAIPGPKSQELQARKLGAVASGVGTTLPVYVSRANGGVLEDVDGNSLIDFGSGIAVTSVGNSAEAVVAKAAEQLAAFTHTCFMVTPYEGYVAVAEQLNELTPGDHEKRTALFNSGAEAVENAVKIARSYTRRTAVVVFDHGYHGRTNLTMGLTAKNVPYKQGFGPFAPEIYRVPVAYPYRWLTGAENCAAEAAAQAIDIINKQIGADNVAAIIIEPIQGEGGFIEPARGFLPAIVEYARANGIVFVADEIQTGFCRTGDWFACDDEGIVPDLITTAKGIAGGLPLAAVTGRAEIMDAAPGGGLGGTYGGNPVACAGALGAIETMRSEDLNGKARRIGEVMLGRLRALQEKLADSTVVNVGEVRGRGAMIAIELVKPGGKEPNPEATAAVAKACHAEGLVVLTAGTYGNVLRFLPPLVMPEHLLNEGLDIIEGAFSRL; encoded by the coding sequence ATGAGCGCCGCAACGCCGCTCCCGCAGGAGCGCCGCCTGGTCACCGCGATCCCCGGTCCGAAGTCGCAGGAGCTGCAGGCCCGCAAGCTCGGCGCGGTGGCGTCCGGGGTCGGCACCACCCTGCCGGTGTACGTGTCCCGCGCCAACGGCGGCGTACTGGAGGACGTGGACGGCAACTCGCTGATCGACTTCGGCTCCGGCATCGCCGTGACCAGTGTCGGCAACAGCGCCGAGGCCGTCGTGGCCAAGGCCGCCGAGCAGCTGGCCGCCTTCACGCACACCTGTTTCATGGTGACCCCGTACGAGGGGTACGTTGCCGTGGCCGAGCAGCTGAACGAGCTGACGCCGGGCGACCACGAGAAGCGCACCGCGCTGTTCAACTCGGGCGCCGAGGCGGTCGAGAACGCGGTGAAGATCGCCCGCTCGTACACCAGGCGCACCGCCGTCGTGGTCTTCGACCACGGCTACCACGGCCGCACCAACCTCACCATGGGCCTGACCGCCAAGAACGTGCCCTACAAGCAGGGCTTCGGCCCGTTCGCCCCGGAGATCTACCGGGTGCCGGTGGCCTACCCCTACCGCTGGCTGACCGGCGCGGAGAACTGCGCCGCCGAGGCCGCCGCGCAGGCGATCGACATCATCAACAAGCAGATCGGCGCCGACAACGTGGCGGCGATCATCATCGAGCCGATCCAGGGCGAGGGCGGCTTCATCGAGCCCGCCCGGGGCTTCCTGCCGGCGATCGTCGAGTACGCGCGGGCGAACGGCATCGTCTTCGTCGCCGACGAGATCCAGACCGGCTTCTGCCGCACCGGCGACTGGTTCGCGTGCGACGACGAGGGCATCGTGCCGGACCTGATCACCACCGCCAAGGGGATCGCCGGCGGCCTGCCGCTGGCCGCCGTGACCGGCCGCGCCGAGATCATGGACGCCGCCCCCGGCGGTGGCCTGGGCGGCACCTACGGCGGCAACCCGGTGGCCTGCGCCGGTGCGCTGGGCGCGATCGAGACGATGCGCTCCGAGGACCTCAACGGCAAGGCGCGGCGGATCGGCGAGGTCATGCTCGGCCGCCTGCGGGCGCTGCAGGAGAAGCTCGCCGACTCGACCGTCGTCAACGTCGGCGAGGTCCGCGGCCGCGGCGCGATGATCGCGATCGAGCTGGTGAAGCCGGGCGGCAAGGAGCCGAACCCGGAGGCCACCGCCGCCGTCGCGAAGGCCTGCCACGCCGAGGGTCTGGTCGTGCTGACCGCCGGCACGTACGGCAACGTGCTGCGCTTCCTGCCGCCGCTGGTGATGCCGGAGCACCTGCTCAACGAGGGTCTGGACATCATCGAGGGCGCGTTCTCGCGCCTCTGA
- a CDS encoding LysR family transcriptional regulator has product MMDLGRLRALHAVAVHGSVGGAAASLGFTPSAVSQQIAKLERETRTVLLERQGRGVVLTDAARELAATAQQVLALVEQAEVTLEEQRGQAVGRLLLAAFATGARGLMPGALADLRTRCPDLDVRLLESDPYPAAELVARGEVDLALVQDWPTVPLPVPEGLSRMELGEDPVDLLLPAGDPLADLAVVPVGRLCGLRWISVPPGNICHDWLVRTMREAGEEPDVVHQVGEFETQIALIAAGLGVGLVPRLGRGALPPGLVARPVAPEPTRRVFALWRTQASRRPAITEALAAMREQWTTLRL; this is encoded by the coding sequence ATGATGGATCTCGGACGGCTCCGCGCCCTGCACGCGGTCGCGGTGCACGGCTCGGTCGGCGGCGCGGCCGCCTCGCTCGGCTTCACCCCCTCCGCCGTCTCCCAGCAGATCGCCAAACTGGAGCGGGAGACCCGGACTGTCCTGCTCGAACGGCAGGGGCGGGGAGTCGTCCTCACCGACGCCGCACGCGAGCTGGCCGCCACCGCGCAGCAGGTGCTGGCCCTGGTCGAGCAGGCCGAGGTGACGCTGGAGGAGCAACGGGGCCAGGCCGTCGGCCGGCTGCTGCTGGCCGCCTTCGCCACCGGCGCGCGCGGCCTGATGCCCGGCGCGCTCGCCGATCTGCGCACGCGCTGCCCCGATCTGGACGTCCGCCTGCTGGAGAGCGACCCCTACCCCGCCGCCGAGCTGGTCGCCCGGGGCGAAGTGGACCTCGCCCTCGTCCAGGACTGGCCGACCGTACCCCTGCCGGTGCCCGAGGGGCTCTCCCGGATGGAGCTCGGTGAGGACCCGGTGGACCTGCTGCTCCCGGCCGGCGACCCGCTGGCCGACCTGGCCGTGGTACCGGTCGGCCGGCTCTGCGGCCTGCGCTGGATCAGCGTGCCGCCCGGCAACATCTGCCACGACTGGCTGGTGCGGACCATGCGCGAGGCCGGCGAGGAGCCCGACGTGGTCCACCAGGTCGGCGAGTTCGAGACCCAGATCGCGCTGATCGCGGCCGGACTCGGCGTGGGGCTGGTCCCCCGGCTGGGGCGCGGGGCACTGCCGCCCGGGCTCGTCGCCCGCCCGGTCGCGCCCGAACCCACCCGCCGGGTGTTCGCCCTGTGGCGCACCCAGGCCTCGCGCCGCCCCGCCATCACCGAGGCCCTGGCCGCGATGCGCGAGCAGTGGACGACGCTGCGCCTCTGA
- a CDS encoding DUF6278 family protein, whose product MGIGFVDRWRARHGHSAGRPSPVQDQEAMAELLSECEQLRELADGAGLALDDSVSSLAALDQLLPSWRDDPDGYTWLGNDAGFYLGTVVLRTVPGARWELAGEDSPLVVLLDGRRLDVTAVGRSWAQTGTPQLTAAYLETTDD is encoded by the coding sequence ATGGGAATCGGATTCGTCGACAGGTGGCGGGCCCGGCACGGACACTCCGCCGGCCGCCCCTCACCCGTGCAGGACCAGGAAGCGATGGCCGAACTGCTCTCCGAGTGCGAGCAACTGCGGGAGCTGGCCGACGGCGCGGGCCTGGCGCTGGACGACAGCGTCTCGTCGCTGGCCGCCCTGGACCAGCTGCTCCCCAGCTGGCGGGACGACCCCGACGGCTACACGTGGCTGGGCAACGACGCCGGGTTCTATCTCGGCACGGTGGTCCTGCGGACCGTCCCGGGGGCCCGCTGGGAGCTCGCCGGGGAGGACAGCCCGCTGGTCGTGCTGCTCGACGGCCGCCGGCTCGACGTCACGGCGGTCGGCCGGTCCTGGGCGCAGACCGGCACTCCTCAGTTGACGGCGGCTTACCTGGAGACCACGGACGACTGA